Proteins encoded together in one Xiphophorus maculatus strain JP 163 A chromosome 13, X_maculatus-5.0-male, whole genome shotgun sequence window:
- the LOC111610439 gene encoding gastrula zinc finger protein XlCGF8.2DB-like, whose protein sequence is MDDHRRLLDFSRRPQIILHRIDCLQCNIYYQERRSTLDQEELEPLQVKQEQEEPEDHQIKEEQEDLKHQQIKVEEKEIYCSQGEEQIELKQETDTCMVVPVDEQTDHTESEPNRNQVIFQEAAEAENQNQERRKPFSCDICEKRLTFKSVFDAHMRTHTGEKPFTCVTCGKSFTQKHVLTRHMMIHTGEKPFSCVTCGKRFSGKSNLSQHMRIHTGEKLFSCVNCGKCFSHKHVLTRHMMIHTGEKLFSCVTCGKSFTKKHDLTHHVMIHTGEKPFLCVTCGKSFLQKRNLSRHMMIHTGEKPFSCVNCGKCFSQKHDLTRHMMIHTGEKPFSCVTCGKSFCQKHNLSIHMRTHTGEKPFSCGNCGNGFFYKLSLTQHMMTHRGDKP, encoded by the coding sequence attgcctgcagtgtaacatttattaccaggagaggagatccactctggaccaggaggagttggaacctctgcaggtgaaacaagaacaggaagagcctgaagatcatcagataaaagaagagcaggaggatctaaaacaccagcagataaaagtggaagagaaagaaatttactgcagtcagggtgaagaacagattgaattaaaacaggagactgatacctgcatggtggttcctgttgatgagcaaacagaccacactgaatcagaaccaaacaggaaccaagtcatcttccaggaagctgctgaagctgagaaccaaaatcaagaaagaagaaaacctttctcatgtgacaTCTGTGAAAAGCGTTtgactttcaaatctgtttttgatgctcatatgagaactcatacgggtgaaaagccgtttacatgtgtgacctgtggaaaaagttttactcaaaaacatgttttaactcggcacatgatgattcacactggtgaaaagccgttttcatgtgtgacatgtggaaaaagatttagtggaaaatctaatttatctcagcacatgaggattcacacaggtgaaaagctgttttcatgtgtgaattgtggaaaatgttttagtcataaacacgttttaactcggcacatgatgattcacactggtgaaaagctgttttcatgtgtgacctgtggaaaaagttttactaaaaaacatgatttaactcATCATGTCATGATTCATACTGGCGAAAAGCCGTTTTtatgtgtgacctgtgggaaaagttttctTCAAAAACGGAATTTatctcggcacatgatgattcatactggtgaaaagccgttttcatgtgtgaattgtggaaaatgttttagtcaaaaacacgatttaactcggcacatgatgattcatactggtgaaaagccgttttcatgtgtgacctgtgggaaaagtttttgtcaaaaacacaatttatctATTCACATGAGgactcacactggtgaaaagcctttttcatgtggaAACTGTGgaaatggttttttttacaaacttagtttaactcagcacatgatgactCACAGAGGCGACAAGCCGTAG